A genomic stretch from Kogia breviceps isolate mKogBre1 chromosome 1, mKogBre1 haplotype 1, whole genome shotgun sequence includes:
- the TRIM46 gene encoding tripartite motif-containing protein 46 isoform X1: protein MATRARLSQGRCQPCSPPPLPSPSLRVPPSFVSAAPLTGMAAKRGTKTSMKNMEKELLCPVCQEMYKQPLVLPCTHNVCQACAREVLGQQGYVGHGGDPSSEPTSPASTPSTRSPRLSRRTLPKPDRLDRLLKSGFGTYPGRKRGALHPQVIMFPCPACQGDVELGERGLAGLFRNLTLERVVERYRQSVSVGGAILCQLCKPPPLEATKGCTECRATFCNECFKLFHPWGTQKAQHEPTLPTLSFRPKGLMCPDHKEEVTHYCKTCQRLVCQLCRVRRTHSGHKITPVLSAYQALKDKLTKSLTYILGNQDTVQTQICELEETVRHTEVSGQQAKEEVSQLVRGLGAVLEEKRASLLQAIEECQQERLARLSAQIQEHRSLLDGSGLVGYAQEVLKETDQPCFVQAAKQLHNRIARATEALQMFRPAASSSFRHCQLDVGREMKLLTELNFLRVPEAPVIDTQRTFAYDQIFLCWRLPPHSPPAWHYTIEFRRTDVPAQPGPTRWQRREEVRGTSALLENPDTGSVYVLRVRGCNKAGYGEYSEDVHLHTPPAPVLHFFLDGRWGTSRERLAISKDQRAVRSVPGLPLLLAAERLLTGCHLSVDVVLGDVAVTQGRSYWACAVDPASYLVKVGVGLESKLQESFQGAPDVISPRYDPDSGHDSGAEDATVEASPPFAFLTIGMGKILLGAGGSSNAGLTGRDGPAASCTVPLPPRLGICLDYERGRVSFLDAVSFRGLLECPLDCSGPVCPAFCFIGGGAVQLQEPVGTKPERKVTIGGFAKLD from the exons ATGGCAACCCGGGCCCGGCTCTCCCAGGGGCGGTGCCAGCCCTGCTCCCCCCCAccacttccttccccctccctccgtGTCCCTCCCTCCTTTGTGTCAGCTGCGCCCCTGACCGGGATGGCTGCGAAGAGAGGGACCAAG ACGAGCATGAAGAACATGGAGAAGGAACTGCTGTGCCCAGTGTGTCAAGAGATGTACAAGCAGCCACTCGTGCTGCCCTGTACCCACAATGTATGCCAGGCCTGTGCCCGGGAGGTGCTGGGCCAGCAGGGCTACGTAGGCCATGGTGGGGACCCCAGCTCTGAGCCCACCtctcctgcctccaccccttctACCCGAAGTCCCCGCCTCTCCCGCAGAACTCTCCCCAAGCCAGACCGCTTGGACCGACTGCTTAAGTCAG GCTTTGGGACATATCCCGGGCGGAAGCGAGGTGCTCTGCACCCTCAGGTGATCATGTTTCCGTGCCCAGCCTGCCAGGGCGATGTGGAGCTGGGGGAGCGGGGCTTGGCAGGGCTGTTCCGGAACCTGACCCTGGAGCGTGTGGTGGAGCGGTACCGCCAGAGTGTGAGTGTGGGTGGCGCCATCCTGTGCCAGCTGTGCAAGCCCCCGCCACTAGAGGCCACCAAGGGCTGCACTGAGTGCCGCGCCACCTTCTGCAACGAATGCTTCAAGCTCTTCCACCCCTGGGGCACCCAGAAGGCCCAACATGAGCCCACCCTGCCCACCCTCTCCTTCCGCCCCAAG GGCCTGATGTGCCCAGATCACAAAGAAGAGGTGACCCACTACTGCAAGACATGCCAACGACTGGTATGCCAACTTTGCCGTGTGCGACGCACCCACAGCGGCCACAAGATCACACCTGTGCTCAGTGCCTACCAGGCCCTCAAG GACAAGCTGACAAAGAGCCTGACATACATCCTGGGAAACCAGGACACAGTACAGACCCAGATCTGTGAGCTGGAGGAGACCGTGAGGCACACTGAG GTGAGTGGTCAGCAGGCCAAGGAGGAGGTGTCCCAGCTGgtgcgggggctgggggctgtgcTGGAGGAGAAGCGGGCATCCCTGCTTCAGGCCATTGAGGAGTGCCAGCAGGAACGGCTGGCCCGTCTCAGCGCCCAGATCCAGGAGCACCGGAGCCTGCTGGATGGCTCAGGTCTGGTGGGCTACGCTCAGGAGGTTCTTAAGGAAACAGACCAGCCTTGCTTTGTGCAAGCAGCCAAACAGCTGCACAACAG GATTGCTCGAGCTACGGAGGCCCTCCAGATGTTCCGGCCAGCTGCCAGCTCCTCCTTCCGCCATTGCCAGCTGGATGTGGGGCGTGAGATGAAGCTGCTGACAGAGCTTAACTTCCTGCGAG TGCCCGAGGCTCCGGTCATTGACACCCAGCGCACCTTTGCCTACGACCAGATCTTCCTATGCTGGCGGCTCCCCCCCCACTCACCACCTGCCTGGCACTACACCATTGAGTTCCGGCGCACGGATGTGCCGGCCCAGCCGGGCCCCACCCGCTGGCAGCGGCGGGAAGAGGTGAGGGGCACCAGCGCCCTGCTTGAGAACCCTGACACGGGCTCTGTGTATGTGCTGCGTGTCCGTGGCTGCAACAAGGCCGGCTACGGCGAGTACAGTGAAGATGTGCACCTGCACACGCCCCCAGCACCCG TCCTGCACTTCTTCCTCGATGGCCGCTGGGGCACAAGCCGAGAGCGGCTGGCCATCAGCAAGGACCAGCGAGCGGTGCGGAGTGTTCCAGGGCTGCCCCTGCTGCTGGCTGCTGAGCGGCTACTGACGGGCTGCCACCTGAGCGTGGATGTGGTCCTGGGCGACGTGGCTGTGACCCAGGGCCgcagctactgggcctgcgccGTAGACCCAGCCTCCTACTTGGTGAAGGTGGGCGTCGGGCTGGAGAGCAAGCTTCAGGAAAGCTTCCAGGGTGCCCCCGATGTGATCAGCCCCAG GTATGATCCGGACAGTGGGCATGACAGCGGTGCCGAGGATGCCACCGTGGAGGCGTCGCCACCCTTCGCTTTCCTAACCATTGGCATGGGCAAGATCCTGCTGGGGGCCGGGGGCAGCTCAAATGCAGGGCTGACAGGGAGGGATGGCCCAGCGGCCAGCTGCACAGTGCCCCTGCCGCCCCGCCTGGGCATCTGCCTGGACTACGAACGGGGTCGGGTTTCCTTCCTGGATGCTGTGTCCTTCCGAGGGCTCCTGGAGTGCCCCCTGGACTGCTCAGGACCTGTGTGCCCTGCCTTTTGTTTCATTGGGGGTGGTGCGGTACAGCTACAGGAGCCCGTGGGCACTAAGCCCGAGAGGAAGGTCACCATTGGGGGCTTTGCCAAGCTGGACTGA
- the TRIM46 gene encoding tripartite motif-containing protein 46 isoform X2, which produces MATRARLSQGRCQPCSPPPLPSPSLRVPPSFVSAAPLTGMAAKRGTKTSMKNMEKELLCPVCQEMYKQPLVLPCTHNVCQACAREVLGQQGYVGHGGDPSSEPTSPASTPSTRSPRLSRRTLPKPDRLDRLLKSGFGTYPGRKRGALHPQVIMFPCPACQGDVELGERGLAGLFRNLTLERVVERYRQSVSVGGAILCQLCKPPPLEATKGCTECRATFCNECFKLFHPWGTQKAQHEPTLPTLSFRPKGLMCPDHKEEVTHYCKTCQRLVCQLCRVRRTHSGHKITPVLSAYQALKDKLTKSLTYILGNQDTVQTQICELEETVRHTEVSGQQAKEEVSQLVRGLGAVLEEKRASLLQAIEECQQERLARLSAQIQEHRSLLDGSGLVGYAQEVLKETDQPCFVQAAKQLHNRIARATEALQMFRPAASSSFRHCQLDVGREMKLLTELNFLRVPEAPVIDTQRTFAYDQIFLCWRLPPHSPPAWHYTIEFRRTDVPAQPGPTRWQRREEVRGTSALLENPDTGSVYVLRVRGCNKAGYGEYSEDVHLHTPPAPVLHFFLDGRWGTSRERLAISKDQRAVRSVPGLPLLLAAERLLTGCHLSVDVVLGDVAVTQGRSYWACAVDPASYLVKVGVGLESKLQESFQGAPDVISPSPIF; this is translated from the exons ATGGCAACCCGGGCCCGGCTCTCCCAGGGGCGGTGCCAGCCCTGCTCCCCCCCAccacttccttccccctccctccgtGTCCCTCCCTCCTTTGTGTCAGCTGCGCCCCTGACCGGGATGGCTGCGAAGAGAGGGACCAAG ACGAGCATGAAGAACATGGAGAAGGAACTGCTGTGCCCAGTGTGTCAAGAGATGTACAAGCAGCCACTCGTGCTGCCCTGTACCCACAATGTATGCCAGGCCTGTGCCCGGGAGGTGCTGGGCCAGCAGGGCTACGTAGGCCATGGTGGGGACCCCAGCTCTGAGCCCACCtctcctgcctccaccccttctACCCGAAGTCCCCGCCTCTCCCGCAGAACTCTCCCCAAGCCAGACCGCTTGGACCGACTGCTTAAGTCAG GCTTTGGGACATATCCCGGGCGGAAGCGAGGTGCTCTGCACCCTCAGGTGATCATGTTTCCGTGCCCAGCCTGCCAGGGCGATGTGGAGCTGGGGGAGCGGGGCTTGGCAGGGCTGTTCCGGAACCTGACCCTGGAGCGTGTGGTGGAGCGGTACCGCCAGAGTGTGAGTGTGGGTGGCGCCATCCTGTGCCAGCTGTGCAAGCCCCCGCCACTAGAGGCCACCAAGGGCTGCACTGAGTGCCGCGCCACCTTCTGCAACGAATGCTTCAAGCTCTTCCACCCCTGGGGCACCCAGAAGGCCCAACATGAGCCCACCCTGCCCACCCTCTCCTTCCGCCCCAAG GGCCTGATGTGCCCAGATCACAAAGAAGAGGTGACCCACTACTGCAAGACATGCCAACGACTGGTATGCCAACTTTGCCGTGTGCGACGCACCCACAGCGGCCACAAGATCACACCTGTGCTCAGTGCCTACCAGGCCCTCAAG GACAAGCTGACAAAGAGCCTGACATACATCCTGGGAAACCAGGACACAGTACAGACCCAGATCTGTGAGCTGGAGGAGACCGTGAGGCACACTGAG GTGAGTGGTCAGCAGGCCAAGGAGGAGGTGTCCCAGCTGgtgcgggggctgggggctgtgcTGGAGGAGAAGCGGGCATCCCTGCTTCAGGCCATTGAGGAGTGCCAGCAGGAACGGCTGGCCCGTCTCAGCGCCCAGATCCAGGAGCACCGGAGCCTGCTGGATGGCTCAGGTCTGGTGGGCTACGCTCAGGAGGTTCTTAAGGAAACAGACCAGCCTTGCTTTGTGCAAGCAGCCAAACAGCTGCACAACAG GATTGCTCGAGCTACGGAGGCCCTCCAGATGTTCCGGCCAGCTGCCAGCTCCTCCTTCCGCCATTGCCAGCTGGATGTGGGGCGTGAGATGAAGCTGCTGACAGAGCTTAACTTCCTGCGAG TGCCCGAGGCTCCGGTCATTGACACCCAGCGCACCTTTGCCTACGACCAGATCTTCCTATGCTGGCGGCTCCCCCCCCACTCACCACCTGCCTGGCACTACACCATTGAGTTCCGGCGCACGGATGTGCCGGCCCAGCCGGGCCCCACCCGCTGGCAGCGGCGGGAAGAGGTGAGGGGCACCAGCGCCCTGCTTGAGAACCCTGACACGGGCTCTGTGTATGTGCTGCGTGTCCGTGGCTGCAACAAGGCCGGCTACGGCGAGTACAGTGAAGATGTGCACCTGCACACGCCCCCAGCACCCG TCCTGCACTTCTTCCTCGATGGCCGCTGGGGCACAAGCCGAGAGCGGCTGGCCATCAGCAAGGACCAGCGAGCGGTGCGGAGTGTTCCAGGGCTGCCCCTGCTGCTGGCTGCTGAGCGGCTACTGACGGGCTGCCACCTGAGCGTGGATGTGGTCCTGGGCGACGTGGCTGTGACCCAGGGCCgcagctactgggcctgcgccGTAGACCCAGCCTCCTACTTGGTGAAGGTGGGCGTCGGGCTGGAGAGCAAGCTTCAGGAAAGCTTCCAGGGTGCCCCCGATGTGATCAGCCCCAG CCCTATATTCTAA
- the TRIM46 gene encoding tripartite motif-containing protein 46 isoform X4: MAEGEDMQAFTSIMDALVRISTSMKNMEKELLCPVCQEMYKQPLVLPCTHNVCQACAREVLGQQGYVGHGGDPSSEPTSPASTPSTRSPRLSRRTLPKPDRLDRLLKSGFGTYPGRKRGALHPQVIMFPCPACQGDVELGERGLAGLFRNLTLERVVERYRQSVSVGGAILCQLCKPPPLEATKGCTECRATFCNECFKLFHPWGTQKAQHEPTLPTLSFRPKGLMCPDHKEEVTHYCKTCQRLVCQLCRVRRTHSGHKITPVLSAYQALKDKLTKSLTYILGNQDTVQTQICELEETVRHTEVSGQQAKEEVSQLVRGLGAVLEEKRASLLQAIEECQQERLARLSAQIQEHRSLLDGSGLVGYAQEVLKETDQPCFVQAAKQLHNRIARATEALQMFRPAASSSFRHCQLDVGREMKLLTELNFLRVPEAPVIDTQRTFAYDQIFLCWRLPPHSPPAWHYTIEFRRTDVPAQPGPTRWQRREEVRGTSALLENPDTGSVYVLRVRGCNKAGYGEYSEDVHLHTPPAPVLHFFLDGRWGTSRERLAISKDQRAVRSVPGLPLLLAAERLLTGCHLSVDVVLGDVAVTQGRSYWACAVDPASYLVKVGVGLESKLQESFQGAPDVISPRYDPDSGHDSGAEDATVEASPPFAFLTIGMGKILLGAGGSSNAGLTGRDGPAASCTVPLPPRLGICLDYERGRVSFLDAVSFRGLLECPLDCSGPVCPAFCFIGGGAVQLQEPVGTKPERKVTIGGFAKLD, encoded by the exons ACGAGCATGAAGAACATGGAGAAGGAACTGCTGTGCCCAGTGTGTCAAGAGATGTACAAGCAGCCACTCGTGCTGCCCTGTACCCACAATGTATGCCAGGCCTGTGCCCGGGAGGTGCTGGGCCAGCAGGGCTACGTAGGCCATGGTGGGGACCCCAGCTCTGAGCCCACCtctcctgcctccaccccttctACCCGAAGTCCCCGCCTCTCCCGCAGAACTCTCCCCAAGCCAGACCGCTTGGACCGACTGCTTAAGTCAG GCTTTGGGACATATCCCGGGCGGAAGCGAGGTGCTCTGCACCCTCAGGTGATCATGTTTCCGTGCCCAGCCTGCCAGGGCGATGTGGAGCTGGGGGAGCGGGGCTTGGCAGGGCTGTTCCGGAACCTGACCCTGGAGCGTGTGGTGGAGCGGTACCGCCAGAGTGTGAGTGTGGGTGGCGCCATCCTGTGCCAGCTGTGCAAGCCCCCGCCACTAGAGGCCACCAAGGGCTGCACTGAGTGCCGCGCCACCTTCTGCAACGAATGCTTCAAGCTCTTCCACCCCTGGGGCACCCAGAAGGCCCAACATGAGCCCACCCTGCCCACCCTCTCCTTCCGCCCCAAG GGCCTGATGTGCCCAGATCACAAAGAAGAGGTGACCCACTACTGCAAGACATGCCAACGACTGGTATGCCAACTTTGCCGTGTGCGACGCACCCACAGCGGCCACAAGATCACACCTGTGCTCAGTGCCTACCAGGCCCTCAAG GACAAGCTGACAAAGAGCCTGACATACATCCTGGGAAACCAGGACACAGTACAGACCCAGATCTGTGAGCTGGAGGAGACCGTGAGGCACACTGAG GTGAGTGGTCAGCAGGCCAAGGAGGAGGTGTCCCAGCTGgtgcgggggctgggggctgtgcTGGAGGAGAAGCGGGCATCCCTGCTTCAGGCCATTGAGGAGTGCCAGCAGGAACGGCTGGCCCGTCTCAGCGCCCAGATCCAGGAGCACCGGAGCCTGCTGGATGGCTCAGGTCTGGTGGGCTACGCTCAGGAGGTTCTTAAGGAAACAGACCAGCCTTGCTTTGTGCAAGCAGCCAAACAGCTGCACAACAG GATTGCTCGAGCTACGGAGGCCCTCCAGATGTTCCGGCCAGCTGCCAGCTCCTCCTTCCGCCATTGCCAGCTGGATGTGGGGCGTGAGATGAAGCTGCTGACAGAGCTTAACTTCCTGCGAG TGCCCGAGGCTCCGGTCATTGACACCCAGCGCACCTTTGCCTACGACCAGATCTTCCTATGCTGGCGGCTCCCCCCCCACTCACCACCTGCCTGGCACTACACCATTGAGTTCCGGCGCACGGATGTGCCGGCCCAGCCGGGCCCCACCCGCTGGCAGCGGCGGGAAGAGGTGAGGGGCACCAGCGCCCTGCTTGAGAACCCTGACACGGGCTCTGTGTATGTGCTGCGTGTCCGTGGCTGCAACAAGGCCGGCTACGGCGAGTACAGTGAAGATGTGCACCTGCACACGCCCCCAGCACCCG TCCTGCACTTCTTCCTCGATGGCCGCTGGGGCACAAGCCGAGAGCGGCTGGCCATCAGCAAGGACCAGCGAGCGGTGCGGAGTGTTCCAGGGCTGCCCCTGCTGCTGGCTGCTGAGCGGCTACTGACGGGCTGCCACCTGAGCGTGGATGTGGTCCTGGGCGACGTGGCTGTGACCCAGGGCCgcagctactgggcctgcgccGTAGACCCAGCCTCCTACTTGGTGAAGGTGGGCGTCGGGCTGGAGAGCAAGCTTCAGGAAAGCTTCCAGGGTGCCCCCGATGTGATCAGCCCCAG GTATGATCCGGACAGTGGGCATGACAGCGGTGCCGAGGATGCCACCGTGGAGGCGTCGCCACCCTTCGCTTTCCTAACCATTGGCATGGGCAAGATCCTGCTGGGGGCCGGGGGCAGCTCAAATGCAGGGCTGACAGGGAGGGATGGCCCAGCGGCCAGCTGCACAGTGCCCCTGCCGCCCCGCCTGGGCATCTGCCTGGACTACGAACGGGGTCGGGTTTCCTTCCTGGATGCTGTGTCCTTCCGAGGGCTCCTGGAGTGCCCCCTGGACTGCTCAGGACCTGTGTGCCCTGCCTTTTGTTTCATTGGGGGTGGTGCGGTACAGCTACAGGAGCCCGTGGGCACTAAGCCCGAGAGGAAGGTCACCATTGGGGGCTTTGCCAAGCTGGACTGA
- the TRIM46 gene encoding tripartite motif-containing protein 46 isoform X3, which yields MAEGEDMQAFTSIMDALVRISTSMKNMEKELLCPVCQEMYKQPLVLPCTHNVCQACAREVLGQQGYVGHGGDPSSEPTSPASTPSTRSPRLSRRTLPKPDRLDRLLKSGFGTYPGRKRGALHPQVIMFPCPACQGDVELGERGLAGLFRNLTLERVVERYRQSVSVGGAILCQLCKPPPLEATKGCTECRATFCNECFKLFHPWGTQKAQHEPTLPTLSFRPKGLMCPDHKEEVTHYCKTCQRLVCQLCRVRRTHSGHKITPVLSAYQALKDKLTKSLTYILGNQDTVQTQICELEETVRHTEVSGQQAKEEVSQLVRGLGAVLEEKRASLLQAIEECQQERLARLSAQIQEHRSLLDGSGLVGYAQEVLKETDQPCFVQAAKQLHNRIARATEALQMFRPAASSSFRHCQLDVGREMKLLTELNFLRVPEAPVIDTQRTFAYDQIFLCWRLPPHSPPAWHYTIEFRRTDVPAQPGPTRWQRREEVRGTSALLENPDTGSVYVLRVRGCNKAGYGEYSEDVHLHTPPAPVLHFFLDGRWGTSRERLAISKDQRAVRSVPGLPLLLAAERLLTGCHLSVDVVLGDVAVTQGRSYWACAVDPASYLVKVGVGLESKLQESFQGAPDVISPSPIF from the exons ACGAGCATGAAGAACATGGAGAAGGAACTGCTGTGCCCAGTGTGTCAAGAGATGTACAAGCAGCCACTCGTGCTGCCCTGTACCCACAATGTATGCCAGGCCTGTGCCCGGGAGGTGCTGGGCCAGCAGGGCTACGTAGGCCATGGTGGGGACCCCAGCTCTGAGCCCACCtctcctgcctccaccccttctACCCGAAGTCCCCGCCTCTCCCGCAGAACTCTCCCCAAGCCAGACCGCTTGGACCGACTGCTTAAGTCAG GCTTTGGGACATATCCCGGGCGGAAGCGAGGTGCTCTGCACCCTCAGGTGATCATGTTTCCGTGCCCAGCCTGCCAGGGCGATGTGGAGCTGGGGGAGCGGGGCTTGGCAGGGCTGTTCCGGAACCTGACCCTGGAGCGTGTGGTGGAGCGGTACCGCCAGAGTGTGAGTGTGGGTGGCGCCATCCTGTGCCAGCTGTGCAAGCCCCCGCCACTAGAGGCCACCAAGGGCTGCACTGAGTGCCGCGCCACCTTCTGCAACGAATGCTTCAAGCTCTTCCACCCCTGGGGCACCCAGAAGGCCCAACATGAGCCCACCCTGCCCACCCTCTCCTTCCGCCCCAAG GGCCTGATGTGCCCAGATCACAAAGAAGAGGTGACCCACTACTGCAAGACATGCCAACGACTGGTATGCCAACTTTGCCGTGTGCGACGCACCCACAGCGGCCACAAGATCACACCTGTGCTCAGTGCCTACCAGGCCCTCAAG GACAAGCTGACAAAGAGCCTGACATACATCCTGGGAAACCAGGACACAGTACAGACCCAGATCTGTGAGCTGGAGGAGACCGTGAGGCACACTGAG GTGAGTGGTCAGCAGGCCAAGGAGGAGGTGTCCCAGCTGgtgcgggggctgggggctgtgcTGGAGGAGAAGCGGGCATCCCTGCTTCAGGCCATTGAGGAGTGCCAGCAGGAACGGCTGGCCCGTCTCAGCGCCCAGATCCAGGAGCACCGGAGCCTGCTGGATGGCTCAGGTCTGGTGGGCTACGCTCAGGAGGTTCTTAAGGAAACAGACCAGCCTTGCTTTGTGCAAGCAGCCAAACAGCTGCACAACAG GATTGCTCGAGCTACGGAGGCCCTCCAGATGTTCCGGCCAGCTGCCAGCTCCTCCTTCCGCCATTGCCAGCTGGATGTGGGGCGTGAGATGAAGCTGCTGACAGAGCTTAACTTCCTGCGAG TGCCCGAGGCTCCGGTCATTGACACCCAGCGCACCTTTGCCTACGACCAGATCTTCCTATGCTGGCGGCTCCCCCCCCACTCACCACCTGCCTGGCACTACACCATTGAGTTCCGGCGCACGGATGTGCCGGCCCAGCCGGGCCCCACCCGCTGGCAGCGGCGGGAAGAGGTGAGGGGCACCAGCGCCCTGCTTGAGAACCCTGACACGGGCTCTGTGTATGTGCTGCGTGTCCGTGGCTGCAACAAGGCCGGCTACGGCGAGTACAGTGAAGATGTGCACCTGCACACGCCCCCAGCACCCG TCCTGCACTTCTTCCTCGATGGCCGCTGGGGCACAAGCCGAGAGCGGCTGGCCATCAGCAAGGACCAGCGAGCGGTGCGGAGTGTTCCAGGGCTGCCCCTGCTGCTGGCTGCTGAGCGGCTACTGACGGGCTGCCACCTGAGCGTGGATGTGGTCCTGGGCGACGTGGCTGTGACCCAGGGCCgcagctactgggcctgcgccGTAGACCCAGCCTCCTACTTGGTGAAGGTGGGCGTCGGGCTGGAGAGCAAGCTTCAGGAAAGCTTCCAGGGTGCCCCCGATGTGATCAGCCCCAG CCCTATATTCTAA
- the MUC1 gene encoding mucin-1, translating to MTLDIQAPFFFLLLLFQVLTVSGTDQSKTTQTSSMQSPASTSAAPSVHGGTTPARPSGASPPSTSSASGPAAPPGHGGTSPRATSGASPPTTSPASGPAAPPGHGGTSPRATSGASPPTTSPASGPAAPPGHGGTSPRATSGASPPTTSPASGPAAPPGHGGTSPRATSGASPPTTSPASGPAAPPGHGGTSPRATSGASPPTTSPASGPAAPPGHGGTSPRATSGASPPSTSPDSGPAAPPGHGGTAPRATSGASPPSTSPDSGPAAPPGHGGTSPRATSGASPPTTSPASGPAAPPGHGGTSPRATSGASPPTTSPASGPAAPPGHGGTSPRATSGASPPTTSPASGPAAPPGHGGTSPRATSGASPPTTSPASGPAAPPGHGGTSPRATSGASPPTTSPASGPAAPPGHGGTSPRATSGASPPTTSPASGPAAPPGHGGTSPRATSGASPPTTSPASGPAAPPGHGGTSPWATSGASPPTTSPASRSSFIPAHKSTSSKVTMTQASKGTPSSVPSSDTPTISASHITRTIASSTNQSIVPPTSSNHTTSQQLHIWVSLFFLSFRITNLQYNSSLENPSTSYYQKLLRSISVLFVQTYKQEDFLGFLDIKFRPGSVVVELILAFREGTTAHHVERQLGQLEAAAVKYNLIISGVSVRDVSSPSSAQPGSGVPGWGIALLVLVCVLVALAIIYLTALAVCQCRQKNFGQLDLFPIQDAYHPMSEYPTYHTHGRYVPPGSTKRSPFEEVSAGNGGSTLSYANLAATSANL from the exons ATGACACTGGACATCCAGgcccctttcttcttcctgctgcTGCTATTCCAAGTGCTTACAG TCTCTGGTACAGACCAAAGCAAAACTACACAGACTTCGAGTATGCAAAGCCCTGCCTCAACCTCTGCTGCCCCTTCGGTTCACGGTGGCACCACACCCGCCAGGCCCAGTGGCGCCTCACCTCCGAGCACCAGCTCAGCCTCAGGCCCGGCTGCCCCTCCGGGCCACGGTGGCACCTCGCCCCGGGCCACCAGTGGCGCCTCACCTCCGACCACCAGCCCTGCCTCAGGCCCGGCCGCCCCTCCGGGCCACGGTGGCACCTCACCCCGGGCCACCAGTGGCGCCTCACCTCCGACCACCAGCCCTGCCTCAGGCCCGGCCGCCCCTCCGGGCCACGGTGGCACCTCGCCCCGGGCCACCAGTGGCGCCTCACCTCCGACCACCAGCCCTGCCTCAGGCCCGGCCGCCCCTCCGGGCCACGGTGGCACCTCGCCCCGGGCCACCAGTGGCGCCTCACCTCCGACCACCAGCCCTGCGTCAGGCCCGGCCGCCCCTCCGGGCCACGGTGGCACCTCGCCCCGGGCCACCAGTGGCGCCTCACCTCCGACCACCAGCCCTGCGTCAGGCCCGGCCGCCCCTCCGGGCCACGGTGGCACCTCGCCCCGGGCCACCAGTGGCGCCTCACCTCCGAGCACCAGCCCTGACTCAGGCCCGGCCGCCCCTCCGGGCCACGGTGGCACCGCGCCCCGGGCCACCAGTGGCGCCTCACCTCCGAGCACCAGCCCTGACTCAGGCCCGGCCGCCCCTCCGGGCCACGGTGGCACCTCGCCCCGGGCCACCAGTGGCGCCTCACCTCCGACCACCAGCCCTGCCTCAGGCCCGGCCGCCCCTCCGGGCCACGGTGGCACCTCGCCCCGGGCCACCAGTGGTGCCTCACCTCCGACCACCAGCCCTGCCTCAGGCCCGGCCGCCCCTCCGGGCCACGGTGGCACCTCGCCCCGGGCCACCAGTGGCGCCTCACCTCCGACCACCAGCCCTGCCTCAGGCCCGGCTGCCCCTCCGGGCCACGGTGGCACCTCGCCCCGGGCCACCAGTGGCGCCTCACCTCCGACCACCAGCCCTGCCTCAGGCCCGGCTGCCCCTCCGGGCCACGGTGGCACCTCGCCCCGGGCCACCAGTGGCGCCTCACCTCCGACCACCAGCCCTGCGTCAGGCCCGGCCGCCCCTCCGGGCCACGGTGGCACCTCGCCCCGGGCCACCAGTGGCGCCTCACCTCCGACCACCAGCCCTGCCTCAGGCCCGGCTGCCCCTCCGGGCCACGGTGGCACCTCGCCCCGGGCCACCAGTGGCGCCTCACCTCCGACGACCAGCCCTGCCTCAGGCCCGGCTGCCCCTCCGGGCCACGGTGGCACCTCGCCCTGGGCCACCAGTGGCGCCTCACCTCCGACCACCAGTCCTGCCTCAAGATCATCTTTCATTCCAGCACACAAGAGCACCTCTTCCAAGGTTACCATGACCCAAGCCAGCAAGGGCACTCCATCCTCAGTACCCAGTTCTGATACTCCCACCATTTCTGCCAGCCACATTACCAGGACAATTGCCAGCAGCACTAACCAGAGCATAgtacctcccacctcctccaatCATACAACTTCTCAGCAGTTGCATATTTGGGTCTCCCTGTTCTTCCTGTCTTTTCGCATTACGAACCTCCAGTATAACTCTTCCCTGGAAAATCCCAGCACCAGCTACTACCAGAAGCTGCTGAGAAGCATTTCTGTATTG TTTGTGCAGACTTATAAACAAGAGGATTTTCTGGGCTTCTTAGATATCAAGTTCAG GCCAGGATCTGTGGTGGTAGAATTAATTTTGGCCTTCCGAGAGGGTACCACTGCCCACCATGTGGAGAGACAGCTTGGTCAGCTTGAAGCAGCAGCAGTCAAATATAACCTGATCATCAGCGGAGTTAGTG TGCGTGATGTATCATCTCCTTCCTCTGCCCAGCCTGGGTCtggggtgcctggctggggcattGCCCTGCTGGTACTGGTCTGTGTTCTGGTTGCCCTGGCCATCATTTATCTCACTGCCCTG GCTGTGTGTCAGTGCAGACAAAAGAACTTTGGGCAGCTGGACCTCTTTCCAATCCAAGATGCCTACCATCCTATGAGCGAGTACCCCACCTACCACACCCATGGGCGCTATGTGCCCCCTGGCAGTACCAAACGGAGCCCCTTTGAGGAG GTTTCTGCAGGCAACGGTGGCAGCACTCTCTCTTACGCGAACCTGGCAGCCACTTCCGCCAACCTGTAG